Proteins encoded by one window of Flavobacterium sp. N502540:
- the lgt gene encoding prolipoprotein diacylglyceryl transferase, with translation MTQPLNIVWNPSEGIDLGFFMIRYYSLMFVIAFGLGWFLMKKIFERENESIDKLDSLFVWTVLATLIGARLGHVLFYDWEYFRNHLLEIFLPVRFEPKFEFTGFQGLASHGAAIAIIAAMYYYSKMILKRPLLWILDRVVIPVASGAIFVRLGNFFNSEIIGHETKSAFGIRFLHDQFSKNEAVNATQIADPKAAYTAIATDPKFADLLAQVPAKHPTQLYEAISYVFVFAILFFLYWKTNARLKSGLLFGLFLVLLFAVRFVVEFVKESQGGFENELGLFSTGQWLSIPFIIIGLFFIIRAQRNPLAES, from the coding sequence ATGACACAGCCCCTAAATATCGTTTGGAATCCTTCAGAAGGAATCGATCTAGGATTTTTTATGATTCGTTATTACAGTTTAATGTTCGTAATTGCTTTCGGACTAGGGTGGTTTTTAATGAAAAAGATCTTCGAACGCGAAAACGAATCTATCGACAAATTAGATTCTTTATTTGTCTGGACTGTTTTAGCGACGTTAATAGGTGCCCGATTAGGACATGTTTTATTTTACGATTGGGAATATTTCAGAAATCATTTACTTGAGATATTCTTACCTGTTAGATTCGAGCCAAAATTTGAATTTACCGGATTTCAGGGATTAGCGAGCCATGGCGCAGCTATTGCCATCATTGCTGCCATGTATTATTATAGCAAAATGATTTTGAAACGTCCATTATTATGGATTTTAGACCGTGTTGTAATTCCGGTTGCCAGTGGTGCTATTTTTGTTCGTCTAGGAAATTTTTTCAATTCTGAGATTATCGGACATGAAACAAAATCTGCCTTTGGAATTCGTTTTTTACACGATCAATTTAGTAAAAACGAAGCTGTAAATGCTACTCAAATTGCAGATCCTAAAGCTGCATACACCGCTATCGCAACAGATCCTAAATTTGCCGATTTACTGGCTCAGGTTCCGGCAAAACACCCAACACAATTATATGAAGCTATCAGCTATGTATTTGTTTTTGCGATTTTGTTTTTCTTATACTGGAAAACGAACGCAAGACTAAAATCAGGATTATTGTTCGGACTGTTCCTGGTACTTTTATTTGCAGTACGTTTTGTGGTAGAATTTGTAAAAGAAAGTCAGGGCGGATTTGAAAACGAACTAGGTCTATTTTCTACCGGACAATGGTTAAGTATTCCGTTTATCATTATCGGGCTTTTCTTTATCATTAGAGCACAAAGAAATCCTTTAGCAGAATCTTAA
- the yidD gene encoding membrane protein insertion efficiency factor YidD, producing MKVITPFVLLVRFYQSAISPFTPASCRFEPTCSTYMIQALQTHGLFYGGYLGMKRILSCHPWGRTGYDPVPEKKCSHKH from the coding sequence ATGAAAGTAATCACTCCATTTGTTTTATTAGTCCGCTTTTATCAATCTGCAATATCGCCTTTTACTCCGGCGAGTTGCAGATTTGAACCTACATGCTCCACTTACATGATCCAAGCCCTGCAGACTCATGGTTTATTTTATGGAGGTTATCTGGGCATGAAAAGAATCTTAAGCTGTCACCCTTGGGGAAGAACTGGTTACGACCCCGTTCCTGAGAAGAAATGTTCACACAAACATTAA
- the gyrB gene encoding DNA topoisomerase (ATP-hydrolyzing) subunit B — protein MSEEIKKNNYSADSIQALEGMEHVRMRPSMYIGDVGVRGLHHLVYEVVDNSIDEAMGGHCDTIGVAINEDGSVTVEDNGRGIPVDLHKKEGVSALEVVMTKIGAGGKFDKDSYKVSGGLHGVGVSVVNALSVHMKSTVFREGKIYEQEYERGKSLYPVKQIGETEKRGTRQTFYPDNTIFTQTTEFSYDTLSARMRELSFLNKGITITFTDKREVNEKGEFRSEVFHSTEGLKEYIRYLDGNREPIVSHVISMDHDKGEIPVEVALIYNTSYTENIFSYVNNINTHEGGTHLQGFRSGLTRTLKKYADASGMLDKLKFEIAGDDFREGLTAIISVKVAEPQFEGQTKTKLGNREVVSPVSQAVGEMLENYLEENPNDARVIIQKVILAAQARHAAKKAREMVQRKTVMGGGGLPGKLSDCSEQDPARCEVYLVEGDSAGGTAKQGRDRNFQAILPLRGKILNVEKAMHHKVFENEEIRNIFTALGVTVGTAEDSKALNIEKLRYHKVIIMCDADVDGSHISTLILTFFFRFMKELIEEGHVYIAAPPLYLVKKGNKKEYAWNDVQRDQANERMGGSAAIQRYKGLGEMNAEQLWETTMDPNFRTLRQVTIDSLAEADRVFSMLMGDEVPPRREFIEKNAVYANIDA, from the coding sequence ATGAGCGAAGAAATCAAGAAGAACAATTATTCAGCAGATAGTATTCAGGCATTAGAAGGAATGGAGCACGTAAGAATGCGTCCATCGATGTATATTGGAGATGTGGGAGTTCGAGGGCTTCATCATTTGGTTTATGAAGTTGTAGATAACTCTATTGATGAGGCGATGGGAGGACATTGTGATACCATTGGTGTTGCAATAAACGAAGATGGATCAGTAACAGTTGAGGATAATGGTCGTGGTATTCCGGTTGATTTACATAAAAAAGAAGGTGTTTCTGCGCTTGAGGTTGTAATGACTAAAATTGGAGCCGGAGGTAAATTTGATAAAGATTCTTATAAGGTTTCCGGAGGTTTGCACGGAGTAGGGGTTTCGGTTGTAAATGCCCTTTCTGTTCACATGAAATCTACCGTTTTTAGAGAAGGAAAAATCTACGAACAAGAGTACGAGAGAGGTAAATCATTATATCCGGTAAAACAAATAGGAGAAACAGAAAAAAGAGGTACACGTCAGACTTTTTACCCTGATAATACTATTTTTACACAAACTACAGAGTTTTCTTATGATACTTTATCCGCTCGTATGCGCGAGCTATCTTTTCTGAACAAAGGAATTACAATCACTTTTACAGATAAAAGGGAAGTAAATGAAAAAGGAGAATTCAGAAGCGAAGTTTTTCATTCTACAGAAGGACTAAAAGAGTATATTCGTTATTTAGACGGTAATCGCGAGCCAATTGTTTCGCATGTAATCAGTATGGATCACGATAAAGGAGAAATTCCGGTTGAAGTGGCACTGATTTACAATACAAGTTATACTGAAAATATTTTCTCTTACGTAAATAACATCAATACACACGAAGGAGGAACGCATTTACAAGGTTTTAGAAGTGGTTTAACAAGAACCCTTAAAAAATATGCTGATGCATCCGGAATGTTGGATAAATTGAAATTCGAAATTGCGGGAGATGATTTCCGTGAGGGATTAACTGCTATTATCTCGGTAAAAGTTGCAGAACCTCAATTTGAAGGTCAGACCAAAACAAAATTAGGAAATAGAGAAGTAGTTTCTCCGGTTTCTCAGGCTGTTGGAGAGATGTTGGAGAATTATTTGGAAGAAAATCCAAATGATGCCCGAGTTATCATTCAAAAAGTAATTTTGGCAGCTCAGGCGCGTCACGCGGCTAAAAAAGCCCGTGAAATGGTACAGCGTAAAACCGTTATGGGCGGTGGTGGATTACCGGGAAAACTTTCAGATTGTTCAGAGCAGGATCCTGCAAGATGTGAGGTTTACCTTGTCGAGGGAGACTCGGCGGGTGGAACTGCTAAACAAGGTCGTGACAGAAACTTTCAGGCAATTTTACCCTTACGTGGTAAGATTTTGAATGTGGAAAAAGCGATGCACCATAAAGTATTCGAAAATGAAGAGATTCGAAATATCTTTACTGCTTTAGGGGTAACAGTTGGTACTGCAGAAGACAGTAAAGCCTTAAATATTGAAAAATTAAGATACCACAAGGTAATCATCATGTGTGATGCGGATGTCGATGGTAGTCACATCTCTACCTTAATATTAACGTTCTTCTTCCGTTTCATGAAAGAGCTGATCGAAGAGGGTCACGTTTATATCGCTGCACCGCCTTTGTACTTAGTTAAAAAAGGAAACAAGAAAGAATATGCATGGAATGATGTTCAGCGCGATCAGGCCAACGAGAGAATGGGTGGAAGCGCCGCAATTCAGCGTTATAAAGGTCTTGGAGAGATGAACGCGGAGCAATTGTGGGAAACAACAATGGATCCGAACTTCAGAACTCTGCGTCAGGTAACCATTGATAGTTTGGCTGAAGCTGACCGAGTTTTCTCTATGTTAATGGGAGATGAGGTGCCGCCACGTCGAGAATTTATCGAGAAAAATGCAGTTTACGCTAATATCGATGCGTAA
- a CDS encoding M16 family metallopeptidase produces MRNLLLSSVLCCSLASLSPVYAQKTDAPKYIKNVEGVKEYSLNNGLKVLLIPDASQSNMVVNIVYNVGSRNEGYGEKGMAHLLEHMLFKSTKNLGDIKKMLSEKGGAANGTTWLDRTNYYEVFPSNDENLKWSIEMEADRMINATILQTDLDKEFSVVRNEFEIGENNPDGVLQERILSSAYLWHNYGKSTIGSKEDIERVKANRLRVFYEKYYQPDNSTLIIAGKFDEKKALQYVGQYFGSIAKPKRVLDKTYTIEPAQDGEKYVELKRAGDSKNIGALYHTAAYADKDYAAIDALGEILTADPSGYLYKSLVETQKISSIYYWQPTTRDASFVYFGVAVPNDKDVVSTKELVRAELDKIGSTKYTDEDVSRAKAKIIKQIEGIKNNTISFAINLTEIIGAGDYRLGFLYRDAIEKLTKEDIQRVAEKYFKSNNRTVGVFIPSKDEQRVKPVEYTDEQLAAFTKDYKGKALEKEAAPFEASIKNLKQNFVEGKLSNGAKYGLIKKEIKGGKVQAAFKFPVSNEKDLSGKADVGAILAQLLKTGTTTRTKEQISDRLDLLKSSLSFGFSGQTLTVNVSTYKESFKEVMEILGDLLTNATFPQNELTKTISEYNTYLESSLNDPNSVAFIELSKQTSKYSKESIFYTATVQEQIDAYKKIKQPEIVDFYKNILGGNNGVGTVVGDLEAKSTAQILESAFGKWNSKSKYERAIPTYFETKKIDKDYITPDKENAVAMGKISFKMTQKDADYPAFVMANEMLGSGGFLSARIPMRLREKEGISYGAGSFVNVPVTNDVSYWAYYAFLNPTKKNAVEIAAKEEIAKALKEGFTAEELKSNLVSWLNERKTRLGDDGTLMDLTNVYLQYGVPLEDYDTLEAKVKALKIEEVNAVVKKYLSLDKMTSIYAGDFNKKQ; encoded by the coding sequence ATGAGAAACTTATTGCTTAGCAGTGTTTTGTGCTGCTCACTAGCTTCGTTAAGTCCGGTGTACGCACAAAAAACTGACGCGCCAAAATATATTAAAAATGTTGAAGGAGTAAAAGAATATTCTTTGAATAACGGATTGAAAGTGCTCTTGATTCCGGATGCTTCCCAGAGTAATATGGTGGTGAATATTGTCTACAATGTTGGTTCCAGAAACGAAGGTTACGGAGAGAAAGGAATGGCTCACTTATTGGAACACATGCTTTTTAAGAGTACCAAAAACCTTGGAGATATTAAAAAAATGCTTTCTGAAAAAGGAGGGGCTGCTAATGGTACAACCTGGCTGGATCGTACCAATTATTATGAGGTTTTTCCATCGAATGATGAAAATCTGAAATGGAGTATTGAAATGGAAGCAGACCGAATGATCAATGCGACTATTTTACAGACTGATTTAGACAAAGAGTTTTCTGTAGTGAGAAACGAGTTCGAAATAGGAGAGAACAACCCTGACGGTGTTTTGCAGGAAAGAATACTTTCTTCGGCTTATTTGTGGCACAATTACGGGAAAAGTACCATTGGAAGTAAAGAAGATATTGAACGCGTAAAAGCAAACAGACTAAGAGTTTTCTATGAGAAATATTATCAGCCGGATAATTCAACCTTGATAATCGCCGGAAAATTTGATGAGAAAAAAGCACTACAATATGTAGGTCAATATTTTGGAAGCATTGCAAAACCTAAAAGAGTTTTGGATAAAACGTATACAATAGAGCCGGCGCAAGATGGCGAAAAATACGTGGAGCTGAAAAGAGCCGGAGACAGCAAAAATATCGGAGCATTGTATCACACCGCAGCCTATGCAGATAAAGACTATGCAGCAATTGATGCTCTGGGTGAAATTTTAACAGCCGATCCATCTGGTTATTTGTACAAATCACTGGTAGAAACTCAAAAGATTTCCAGTATTTATTATTGGCAGCCAACCACCAGAGATGCCAGTTTTGTGTATTTTGGAGTAGCTGTTCCTAACGATAAAGATGTAGTGTCGACAAAAGAACTGGTAAGAGCCGAACTGGATAAAATTGGATCAACCAAATACACAGATGAAGACGTAAGCAGAGCTAAAGCTAAAATTATCAAGCAAATTGAAGGGATTAAAAATAACACCATTTCTTTTGCCATAAATCTTACCGAAATTATTGGTGCAGGTGATTACAGATTAGGTTTCCTGTATAGAGATGCAATCGAAAAACTTACAAAAGAAGACATACAAAGAGTTGCTGAAAAGTATTTTAAAAGTAACAACAGGACTGTCGGAGTATTTATTCCTTCAAAAGACGAACAAAGAGTTAAGCCGGTTGAATATACTGACGAGCAATTAGCGGCTTTTACTAAAGATTACAAAGGAAAAGCACTTGAAAAAGAAGCAGCTCCGTTTGAAGCTTCTATTAAGAATCTGAAACAAAATTTTGTTGAAGGAAAGCTAAGTAACGGTGCTAAGTATGGCTTGATTAAAAAAGAAATTAAAGGAGGAAAAGTTCAGGCAGCATTTAAATTTCCGGTAAGTAATGAAAAGGATTTATCCGGAAAAGCAGATGTTGGGGCTATTTTAGCTCAATTGTTAAAGACCGGTACAACTACACGTACGAAAGAACAAATTAGTGATCGTTTAGACCTTTTGAAATCAAGTTTGTCATTTGGTTTTTCAGGACAAACATTAACCGTGAATGTTAGTACCTATAAAGAAAGTTTTAAGGAAGTAATGGAGATTTTAGGAGATTTATTGACTAATGCTACCTTTCCGCAAAATGAGTTAACCAAAACAATCAGTGAATATAACACTTATTTAGAATCGAGTTTAAATGATCCTAATTCTGTGGCATTTATCGAGCTTTCCAAACAAACCTCTAAATATTCAAAAGAGAGTATTTTCTACACTGCGACTGTTCAGGAGCAAATTGATGCTTACAAAAAGATAAAACAGCCTGAAATTGTTGATTTCTATAAAAATATTTTAGGAGGAAATAATGGAGTAGGGACTGTAGTGGGAGATTTAGAGGCCAAATCTACGGCTCAGATTTTAGAAAGTGCTTTCGGTAAATGGAATTCCAAATCAAAATATGAAAGAGCAATACCGACATATTTTGAAACTAAAAAAATAGACAAAGATTATATTACTCCAGATAAGGAAAATGCTGTTGCAATGGGGAAAATCAGTTTTAAAATGACTCAGAAAGATGCTGATTATCCTGCTTTTGTGATGGCCAATGAAATGTTAGGAAGCGGAGGTTTTTTAAGTGCAAGAATACCGATGCGATTGAGAGAAAAAGAAGGAATCAGCTATGGAGCAGGATCATTTGTAAACGTACCTGTCACCAATGATGTTTCGTATTGGGCTTATTACGCATTTTTAAATCCAACTAAGAAAAATGCCGTTGAGATTGCTGCAAAAGAAGAAATTGCAAAAGCATTAAAAGAGGGCTTCACAGCAGAAGAGCTAAAATCAAATCTGGTGAGCTGGCTTAATGAAAGAAAAACCCGATTGGGTGATGACGGAACTTTAATGGATTTGACGAATGTTTATCTGCAATACGGAGTTCCTCTGGAAGATTATGATACTCTGGAAGCTAAAGTTAAAGCCTTGAAAATCGAAGAGGTAAATGCGGTTGTGAAAAAGTACTTAAGCTTAGATAAAATGACTTCTATTTATGCGGGAGATTTTAATAAAAAACAATAA
- a CDS encoding acyloxyacyl hydrolase: MGRKLLVILIVIFSTFKALGQTKNEKLAIGINYGFGSEFNNRNFTFTNHFYKMELRYRVNESKYFKYEVLVQPEVNFGRHQLMNFYFVKPDRRDYLEKREEYTKLKDVHEYVLNLGFLVRKPIGKVFSVYASGSIGPMITDTETERMSKGFAFADVFAMGFSVQMNRLQLDARGNVRHVSNGGLNAENAGYNTRNIELGISYFL, from the coding sequence ATGGGGAGAAAATTACTAGTGATTCTAATTGTTATTTTTAGCACATTTAAAGCCTTAGGACAGACTAAAAACGAAAAGCTGGCCATAGGAATCAATTATGGTTTTGGGAGCGAATTTAACAATAGAAATTTCACGTTTACCAATCATTTTTATAAGATGGAATTGCGCTATCGGGTTAATGAATCAAAGTATTTTAAATATGAGGTTTTGGTACAGCCCGAAGTTAATTTTGGAAGACACCAACTGATGAATTTTTACTTTGTAAAGCCGGACAGACGTGATTATCTTGAAAAGAGGGAAGAGTATACGAAGTTGAAGGATGTGCATGAGTATGTGTTGAATCTTGGCTTTTTGGTCAGGAAACCAATTGGAAAAGTTTTCTCTGTTTATGCTTCAGGAAGTATTGGACCAATGATTACAGATACAGAAACAGAAAGAATGTCTAAAGGTTTTGCTTTTGCAGATGTTTTTGCGATGGGTTTTTCGGTTCAAATGAATCGCTTACAGCTGGATGCCCGTGGTAACGTTCGGCACGTTTCAAATGGAGGGCTAAATGCTGAAAATGCGGGATATAATACCAGAAATATTGAATTAGGTATTTCGTATTTCCTGTAA
- the secDF gene encoding protein translocase subunit SecDF translates to MQNKGLIKFFAILFALVSIYQLSFTFVANSVKSEAKAFAGDNPDKELKYLDSIGKEKVLNLGFTDFTYNEVKNKQLNKGLDLEGGINVILQISVKDVLKGLANNSKNPVFNKSLADATANLEGNKTYLNKFFEAFEANSKGSVKLASPDIFANRSLQGEGGVDFQMSDAQVQKVIKKKVDESIESAYKVLRERIDKFGVTQPNIQKLGETGRILVELPGAKDVDRIKKLLGGKAQLEFWETFKIEEIGNFLVASNEALKKTEIKKTETKAVVKDSLNALLTDNAKDSVDTKKGNNPLFDKMLGQGGGPVLGYFAPKDTAAVNAYFKRADIRVLLGADQHNAKFVWSKPTTIKDAKGKDIEAVELYALKGNRDNVPAMSGGVVTDAKDTFDQLGKPAVSMQMNSQGAKVWEELTGRAFSQKGYIAIVLDNIVYSAPGVTSGPIAGGRSEITGSFDVAETKDLANVLNAGKLPASADIIQSTVVGPSLGQAAIDAGTISSVLGFLLVCLWMVFYYGKAGWYANLALLLNLLFLFGIMASFGFVLTLPGIAGIVLTLGTAVDANIIIFERAKEELREGKSLSEAVVASYGWHGAMRSIIDANVTHVLTGAILFIFGTGPIKGFALTLLIGIVTSLFTSIFIARIFIDRNIAGKGDLTFSTSVTKNWFTNFHFDFIKIKKFTYIFSSIVVVVSLVSIFFVNGLDEGVDFVGGRTFQVKFEKPVDATVVSDELSAAFGTPVEAKILGDDDQLKITTKYKIKEDGVAIDEEVNQILYKSLTKYFPNTSYEKFINSFDGKKIGVVQQSKVGASISEDIKTNSYWAVLGAMAVIFLYLMISFRKWQYSLGAIAAVAHDVIFVLGIYSLCYKFMPFHMEMDQHFIAAILTVIGYSMNDTVIVFDRIREFIIGNRKGSFEDIVNASINTTLSRTLNTSLMMIIVLLTMFIFGGESIRGFIFAMLIGIVVGTYSSLFIATPVLVDTISNDDKHTIEDKHNKA, encoded by the coding sequence ATGCAGAATAAAGGACTTATTAAATTTTTCGCAATTCTATTTGCATTGGTAAGTATTTACCAACTCTCGTTCACTTTTGTGGCCAATAGTGTCAAAAGTGAAGCTAAAGCTTTTGCAGGAGATAATCCTGATAAAGAATTAAAATACTTAGATTCTATTGGAAAAGAAAAAGTGTTAAACCTTGGTTTTACTGATTTTACTTATAACGAAGTAAAAAACAAGCAACTTAACAAAGGTCTTGACTTAGAAGGAGGAATCAATGTGATTCTTCAAATCTCTGTTAAAGACGTTTTGAAAGGATTAGCAAACAATTCTAAAAATCCGGTATTTAATAAATCATTAGCTGATGCAACTGCAAATTTAGAAGGAAACAAAACCTATTTAAATAAGTTCTTTGAAGCTTTTGAGGCTAACTCAAAAGGATCGGTAAAATTAGCTTCACCTGATATTTTTGCAAACAGAAGTTTGCAAGGAGAAGGTGGTGTAGATTTTCAAATGTCTGATGCGCAAGTTCAAAAAGTAATTAAGAAAAAAGTTGACGAATCTATCGAAAGTGCTTACAAAGTACTTAGAGAGCGTATCGACAAATTTGGTGTTACTCAGCCAAACATCCAAAAATTAGGAGAAACAGGAAGAATCTTAGTAGAGCTTCCAGGTGCTAAGGATGTAGATAGAATTAAGAAATTATTAGGAGGAAAAGCTCAGTTAGAGTTTTGGGAAACTTTTAAAATCGAAGAAATTGGTAATTTCTTAGTAGCTTCTAATGAGGCTTTGAAAAAGACTGAAATCAAAAAAACAGAAACTAAAGCTGTTGTTAAAGATTCATTGAATGCTTTATTAACGGATAATGCTAAAGATTCAGTTGATACTAAAAAAGGAAACAACCCATTATTTGACAAAATGTTAGGTCAGGGTGGTGGACCAGTTTTAGGATATTTTGCTCCTAAAGATACTGCTGCTGTAAATGCTTACTTTAAAAGAGCAGATATCAGAGTTTTATTGGGTGCTGACCAACACAATGCAAAATTTGTTTGGAGTAAACCAACTACAATTAAAGATGCAAAAGGAAAAGATATTGAAGCAGTTGAATTATATGCTTTAAAAGGAAACAGAGATAACGTTCCTGCGATGAGCGGTGGAGTGGTTACAGATGCAAAAGATACTTTTGACCAATTAGGAAAACCAGCTGTTTCTATGCAAATGAACAGCCAGGGAGCTAAAGTTTGGGAAGAATTAACAGGAAGAGCTTTCTCTCAAAAAGGATACATTGCTATCGTTTTAGATAATATTGTTTACTCTGCGCCAGGTGTTACAAGCGGACCAATTGCCGGAGGTAGATCTGAGATCACCGGATCTTTTGATGTTGCTGAAACTAAAGATTTAGCTAACGTATTAAATGCAGGTAAATTACCGGCTTCTGCTGATATTATTCAATCAACAGTTGTAGGACCATCTTTAGGTCAGGCAGCAATTGATGCAGGTACAATTTCTTCTGTATTAGGATTCTTATTGGTTTGTTTATGGATGGTATTCTATTATGGTAAAGCTGGTTGGTATGCTAACCTTGCGTTATTATTAAACTTACTTTTCCTTTTTGGAATTATGGCAAGTTTTGGTTTTGTATTAACATTACCAGGTATTGCAGGTATCGTATTAACATTAGGTACTGCGGTAGATGCGAACATTATTATATTTGAAAGAGCAAAAGAAGAATTACGTGAAGGTAAATCATTGTCTGAAGCGGTTGTAGCTTCTTACGGATGGCACGGAGCAATGCGTTCTATTATTGATGCAAACGTAACGCACGTTTTAACTGGAGCAATCTTGTTTATTTTCGGTACAGGACCAATCAAAGGTTTCGCATTAACATTATTGATTGGTATCGTAACTTCATTGTTTACATCCATCTTTATCGCAAGAATTTTTATTGACAGAAACATTGCTGGAAAAGGAGATTTAACTTTCTCTACAAGTGTTACTAAAAACTGGTTTACAAACTTCCACTTTGACTTTATTAAAATCAAAAAATTCACATACATCTTCTCTTCAATTGTAGTTGTTGTGAGTTTAGTTTCTATCTTTTTCGTAAACGGATTAGATGAGGGTGTTGATTTTGTTGGAGGAAGAACATTCCAGGTGAAATTTGAAAAACCTGTTGATGCTACTGTAGTATCAGATGAATTGTCTGCTGCTTTCGGTACTCCGGTTGAGGCGAAAATTTTAGGTGATGACGATCAGTTGAAAATCACAACTAAATATAAAATTAAAGAAGATGGTGTAGCTATCGATGAAGAAGTGAACCAAATTTTATACAAGTCGTTAACGAAATATTTCCCTAACACTTCTTACGAAAAATTCATCAACTCATTTGATGGTAAAAAGATTGGTGTTGTACAGCAATCTAAAGTTGGAGCTTCTATTTCTGAGGATATCAAAACAAACTCTTACTGGGCTGTATTAGGTGCAATGGCAGTTATTTTCTTATACTTAATGATCTCTTTCCGTAAATGGCAATATTCATTAGGTGCAATTGCAGCGGTAGCGCACGACGTTATCTTTGTATTAGGAATCTACTCTTTATGCTACAAATTTATGCCTTTCCACATGGAAATGGATCAGCACTTTATTGCGGCTATCCTTACCGTAATTGGTTACTCTATGAACGATACTGTAATTGTATTCGACAGAATTAGAGAGTTCATCATCGGAAACCGTAAAGGAAGTTTTGAAGATATCGTAAATGCTTCTATTAATACTACATTATCAAGAACATTGAATACGTCATTAATGATGATCATTGTATTATTAACAATGTTTATCTTTGGTGGAGAATCTATCAGAGGATTTATCTTTGCAATGTTAATTGGTATCGTAGTAGGAACTTATTCATCATTATTTATCGCTACACCAGTATTGGTTGACACGATTTCAAATGATGATAAACATACAATCGAAGACAAACACAATAAAGCATAA
- the mdh gene encoding malate dehydrogenase — protein MKVTIVGAGNVGATCADVISYRGIASEVVLLDIKEGFAEGKALDIMQCATNTGFNTKVSGVTNDYSKTAGSDVVVITSGIPRKPGMTREELIGINAGIVKTVAENVLKYSPDTIIVVVSNPMDTMTYLALKSTGVPKNRIIGMGGALDSSRFRTYLSLALDKPANDISAMVIGGHGDTTMIPLTRLASYNGIPVTEFLSEEVLQKVAADTMVGGATLTGLLGTSAWYAPGASVAYLVDSILNDQKKMIACSVFVEGEYGQNDICIGVPCIIGKNGVEEILGIQLNDHEKALFAKSADAVRSMNDALKSILV, from the coding sequence ATGAAAGTTACCATTGTAGGAGCAGGAAATGTTGGAGCTACCTGTGCAGATGTTATTTCTTATAGAGGAATTGCAAGCGAAGTAGTGTTGTTGGATATTAAAGAAGGTTTTGCCGAAGGGAAAGCGTTGGATATTATGCAATGTGCCACAAATACAGGTTTTAATACCAAAGTATCTGGGGTGACCAATGATTATTCTAAAACTGCCGGAAGTGATGTAGTAGTTATTACATCTGGAATTCCAAGAAAACCAGGAATGACCCGTGAAGAATTAATAGGTATAAATGCAGGAATTGTAAAAACAGTTGCCGAAAACGTACTGAAATATTCTCCGGACACTATAATAGTTGTAGTTTCTAATCCAATGGATACGATGACGTATTTGGCATTGAAATCTACGGGAGTACCAAAAAACAGAATTATTGGTATGGGTGGAGCGTTAGACAGTTCTCGTTTCAGAACCTATCTTTCATTAGCTTTAGATAAACCGGCAAACGATATCTCGGCAATGGTTATAGGAGGGCATGGTGATACTACTATGATTCCATTAACCCGTCTGGCTTCTTATAACGGAATTCCGGTAACTGAATTTCTTTCGGAAGAAGTATTGCAAAAAGTAGCTGCCGACACTATGGTGGGCGGAGCAACACTTACAGGTCTTTTGGGAACATCAGCATGGTATGCACCCGGAGCTTCTGTAGCTTATCTGGTAGATAGTATTTTGAATGATCAGAAAAAAATGATCGCCTGCTCTGTTTTTGTGGAAGGTGAGTACGGGCAAAATGATATCTGTATAGGTGTACCTTGTATAATTGGTAAAAACGGAGTGGAAGAAATATTAGGCATTCAGTTAAACGATCATGAAAAAGCCTTATTTGCGAAAAGTGCAGATGCGGTGAGAAGCATGAATGACGCTTTAAAATCGATTTTAGTATAA